In the genome of Abyssalbus ytuae, the window ATCTCTCCTCTTGTTATCACACCATATTTGTGAAAAAAAACAAGTATGATAACTTCTTTTTATTCAACCATTGTCTTAATGCTGTCATTCAGCACACCGGTTCAACATACAGAAGATGCCATTATTGGTGTGTGGACCAATGAAACTCACAATTCTCACCTGGAAATTTTTCAAAAAGGTGATAAATATTACGGAAAAATAATTTGGCTTAAAGAACCTTTAACTCCTGAAGGAAAAGCAAAAACCGATGTGAAAAATCCCGATCCCTCATTAAGGTCACAACCCATAGTAGGCCTGGTAATATTAAAAAATGTAGCGTACAAAAAAGGGAAATGGGTGGGCGAAATTTAT includes:
- a CDS encoding DUF2147 domain-containing protein; the protein is MITSFYSTIVLMLSFSTPVQHTEDAIIGVWTNETHNSHLEIFQKGDKYYGKIIWLKEPLTPEGKAKTDVKNPDPSLRSQPIVGLVILKNVAYKKGKWVGEIYAPRKGTTVSCSLLLSPDNNELTLKAKKFGFTTTKKWSRIQ